In Vigna radiata var. radiata cultivar VC1973A chromosome 3, Vradiata_ver6, whole genome shotgun sequence, the following proteins share a genomic window:
- the LOC106757819 gene encoding zinc transporter 7, whose protein sequence is MEEARESLTSINGDFGFGGAADRRFAFSRQSSFQQPHTPIDIPAHGLHHHLYWSARDDKRSTSLHKSSFSSFVFSVFRNVRSGNRFMKRLFLMISLNVAYSTAELLIGLFTGRIGLVSDAVHLTFGCGLLTFSLFVMAASRNKADREYTYGYKRLEVLSAFTNALFLLFMSFSLAVEALHAFIQDESEHKHYLIVSAVTNLFVNLVGVWFFRNYARINLAYRNAEDMNHHSVFLHVLADSIRSAGLILASWLLSIRVQNAEVLCLGLVSVAVFILVLPLFRATGGILLQMAPPSIPTTALNKCLRQIYAREDVVEVSQVRFWELVPGHVVGSLVVQVKQGTNDRPILEFVHGLCHDLGVQDLTVQTDDA, encoded by the exons ATGGAGGAAGCCAGAGAGTCTCTCACTTCCATCAACGGCGATTTCGGCTTCGGTGGCGCCGCCGATCGCCGATTCGCCTTTTCGCGCCAATCTTCCTTCCAACAACCTCACACGCCGATAGACATTCCCGCACACGGCCTACACCACCACCTCTACTGGTCCGCGCGTGACGATAAGCGCTCAACCTCGCTCCATAAATCGTCCTTCTCCTCCTTCGTTTTCTCCGTCTTCCGCAACGTTAGATCTGGAAACAGGTTTATGAAGAGGCTTTTCCTGATGATCTCGCTCAATGTCGCGTACTCCACTGCCGAATTGCTCATTGGCCTCTTCACAGGCCGCATAG GTTTAGTGTCTGATGCGGTTCACTTGACTTTTGGATGTGGTCTTCTTACATTTTCGTTATTTGTTATGGCTGCGTCTAGGAATAAAGCCGATCGAGAGTATACTTATGG GTATAAAAGGCTAGAAGTCTTGTCTGCATTTACAAATGCC CTGTTTCTTTTGTTTATGTCATTCTCCCTAGCAGTTGAGGCCCTTCATGCCTTCATACAAGATGAATCAGAGCACAA GCATTACTTGATTGTTTCTGCAGTGACCAATTTATTTGTGAATCTCGTTGGTGTATGGTTCTTCAGAAACTATGCTCGGATTAATCTTG CTTACAGAAATGCAGAAGATATGAATCACCACTCTGTTTTCCTGCATGTTCTTGCAGATTCTATTCGCAG TGCAGGTCTGATATTGGCATCCTGGTTATTGTCAATCAg GGTTCAGAATGCAGAAGTCTTGTGCTTAGGGCTTGTTTCTGTTgctgtttttattcttgttctGCCTCTCTTTAGGGCAACTGGTGGTATCTTGCTCCAAATGGCGCCTCCTAGCATCCCAACTACTGCTTTGAATAAATGCTTGAGACAG ATTTATGCTCGGGAAGATGTAGTGGAAGTCTCCCAGGTTCGTTTTTGGGAATTAGTACCAGGTCATGTGGTTGGTTCACTTGTAGTGCag GTAAAGCAAGGGACAAACGATCGGCCGATACTAGAATTTGTGCATGGCCTATGCCATGATTTGGGTGTACAGGATCTTACAGTGCAGACTGATGATGCGTGA
- the LOC106756852 gene encoding uncharacterized protein LOC106756852, producing MEHFSHIHPLLLKQEKIDNNNLVLCSACENPISGPVFSCDKCNYILHKTCAEMARHVKHPFHPQHPLVLLSTSPYEGRYICDSCRGLFRNFVYHCYICSYDLDVSCASQCNPDDGHKHEFMSVTNPQSFVCYACGLQGNEGLACLCTICQIWVHSSCAELPLAVRIKNHDHPLKLTYDLHHIYGFWGSITCGVCNGAMSAAFAGYFCSTCRFPVHLKCLQEDLRDEWEAVAEDEKSSTYYETEESLDIDFTYSFFGHEHLLKLKDEESDQRYSGKLCDGCNQPIMPPLFSCEEENCGFILHQSCVELPRTMLHPFHAHPLTLLPKAPNYDGIYRCDGCKRLSNGFVYRCDVCQFDLDVCCGSLQERIEHESHMHPLVLKKTTIARQCKGCHRWSKHVFVCEVCEDFAIDCGCATLPRGAWCMYDKHPLSLNYFAEEGLREYECGICNEKTGPKRWFYYCDDCDYGAHPYCVEGKSRLVKFGSSFQYDVHSHPLALVEETDQNSKCEACGESCNGWTLECGQCKIYFHREGQCFWKQFKKSAKYLELSGITRHRYAANVLASTPNI from the coding sequence ATGGAACATTTCAGCCATATCCACCCTCTTCTGTTAAAGCAAGAAAAGATAGATAACAACAACCTAGTCCTTTGCTCAGCTTGTGAAAACCCAATTTCAGGTCCTGTCTTCAGCTGCGACAAATGCAACTATATCCTTCACAAAACATGCGCAGAAATGGCACGCCATGTCAAACACCCATTTCACCCTCAACACCCCCTTGTTCTCCTTTCCACTTCCCCTTATGAGGGACGTTACATATGTGATTCCTGTAGAGGCCTCTTCCGAAACTTCGTGTACCATTGTTATATCTGCAGCTATGACCTTGACGTCTCATGTGCTTCTCAATGCAACCCAGATGATGGCCATAAGCACGAGTTCATGTCAGTGACAAATCCACAATCGTTTGTTTGTTATGCTTGTGGCTTGCAAGGAAACGAGGGTCTCGCTTGCCTATGCACCATTTGTCAGATATGGGTTCATTCTAGCTGTGCTGAATTGCCTCTTGCTGTTAGAATAAAAAACCATGACCACCCTTTGAAGCTCACTTATGACCTTCATCACATTTATGGTTTCTGGGGTAGCATAACTTGCGGTGTTTGTAATGGAGCAATGAGTGCAGCTTTTGCTGGTTACTTTTGTTCAACGTGCAGATTTCCCGTTCATTTGAAATGTCTACAAGAAGATTTAAGAGATGAGTGGGAGGCCGTAGCAGAGGATGAGAAATCATCCACGTACTATGAAACTGAGGAGTCCTTGGATATTGATTTTACTTATAGTTTCTTTGGTCATGAACATTTGTTGAAGCTGAAGGATGAAGAGAGTGATCAGCGATATTCTGGTAAACTCTGTGATGGGTGTAACCAACCCATCATGCCACCTTTATTTTCttgtgaagaagaaaattgtggCTTCATTTTGCACCAAAGTTGTGTTGAATTACCAAGAACAATGCTGCATCCGTTTCATGCACACCCTCTGACTCTTCTACCCAAGGCACCAAATTATGATGGCATTTATAGGTGCGATGGATGCAAAAGATTGAGCAATGGTTTTGTGTATCGTTGTGATGTGTGTCAATTCGACCTTGATGTTTGTTGTGGTTCTCTTCAAGAGAGAATTGAACATGAAAGTCACATGCATCCCTTGGTCCTCAAGAAGACGACCATTGCTAGGCAATGCAAAGGTTGTCATCGTTGGTCGAAgcatgtgtttgtgtgtgaagTTTGTGAGGATTTTGCCATTGATTGTGGATGTGCTACTCTACCGCGTGGAGCATGGTGCATGTACGACAAGCATCCTCTAAGTCTAAACTATTTTGCTGAAGAGGGTTTGAGGGAATATGAATGTGGTATTTGCAATGAAAAAACTGGTCCGAAGCGATGGTTTTATTACTGCGATGACTGTGATTATGGTGCTCATCCTTATTGTGTTGAAGGCAAGTCTAGGCTAGTGAAGTTCGGAAGCAGTTTCCAATATGATGTTCACTCACACCCTCTTGCTTTGGTTGAAGAAACTGATCAAAACAGTAAATGTGAAGCCTGTGGTGAAAGCTGCAATGGCTGGACACTTGAATGTGGACAATGCAAAATCTACTTTCATCGTGAAGGACAGTGTTTTTGGAAACAATTTAAGAAGAGCGCCAAGTATTTGGAGTTGTCAGGAATTACGAGACACAGGTACGCAGCAAATGTGTTAGCCTCCACGCCCAATATATAA